Within the Desulfatibacillum aliphaticivorans DSM 15576 genome, the region GGCCAGCAGGTCAAATCCCTGGGGCGTCATGTTTTTCCGGCTAAAACGTTCCTTGTACTTTCCGTAAAGCAGGCTTTCGTGAACCACCAGCAGACGCACGCCCTGGGCGTACAGGTATTCCTGGGCCTCCAAAGAGGGCAGCCGCCTCGTCTCCGGCAGGATAAAATCCTGGGGCAAAAAGCTGGTGTGGCTGTTGGCTGAAGTCTGCCGCACCCATAGATGCCTATATAGGCCCACGTTGCTTTCCACGTACAGCCTGGCCGGAGGGACGCCTTCGTCGTACTGGTACAGCCTTTCCTTGGACGGAATGTGGAGGATGGATTCCTCCGGGCTGGTTAACGGGTTGTTTTCAGCCAGCCAAAAATCGCTTTGACTCGGCCCGAACAAGGCGCCGAAATTGTACATGGGTCTTGGTATGGAAAGGTTTTCCACGGTAATTACGGCAATGACAACCGCTAGTAATATGGCGGCCGCCGCCTTTCCTTTGGCCTTGAGGATGCGCTGTTCAAATCCGGCGAAAGCCCCCGCGCTAAGCAAAGCCAGGGCGAATGTGTAAAACACCACCAGCCGGGTGGGGTTTCGGATGATGCTTGCCAAGGGCAGGATTTCTGAAAGATGCCGCAAGACCAACGCTTCGCTCATCTCCCACCGGAAAAACTGCAGGGGCTTCCAACCCGTGCTCGCCAGGACGGCGAAGGCCAGAACGCCCGTCAGGAACCAGGGCGAAATCCGTTCCCTGGGCATGCGCCCGGCGCCGGTCAGCACTAAATACCAGACCAGAACGCCGGGAAACAAAGCCGCGTGGGGAAAGTCGGGAAATCCAGCGGTTTCGTAATCCTGTGCCAGCCAGGCCCCGTAGAACAGATTCTCTTTGGCCGCGTTAAACCATTCCGACGGAGAATAGGCGAAGGTGTATGAAAACAGGCTTTCGCTGGAGCCCGTCATCTGATCCAGGCGATACTGCACCATGGTTTGCAAATAGGGCAGGGCAAGGGGCAGGATAAGCAAGACGCCCATGAATCCTGCGCCCGCAATGGCCGGGATATGCTCTTTGGTGAAAAAGGCCTTGCGCCGCCAAATCACGATGGCCGCCATCAAATATACGGCGAACAGGCAGTGATAAAAATACATGTAAAACTGGAGCGCCAGCAGGCCCACGGCGATGTACAAATGCCGGGATTTGTCCTCGTGGATGTATTTGAACAAAAACAGGACGATCCACGGGACGATGACCATGTTCATGTCGATGAAGTCCACGGTGCGGCACTGGGTCGCGGCCGTGAACGAAAACACGACCCCGGCGACGACTCCGGCCGGCGTGCTTTGCATCAGATACTGCGCCAGAAAGAACATGGAAAAGGCCGAGCCAATGAGCATGAACAGCATGGCGCCGTTGATTGCAAAGTGCAGGTTTTGGGTGGGCAGAAAAAACAGGCCGAAAATCTGGGACAGGCCGAAGGGGATGCCCAAGAACAAAAAGGGCGATTCCAGCGGCGCCGTGAGGCCGGGATCAAAGGCTTTGTGCAGACTGAACGGATGCTCTTGCAAGAATAAAATCGCCTGCTCAGCCATGAACCCGCCCGTGGGAATGGTGTTGAAAGAGCCCGGGGTGACCTCGCCCATGTGCAGAGCCATGGGCCAGGTGTGCAGCACGGCCAGGGCGGCGTACAACGCCAGAACCAGGCTGTAGGTTGTGAGCTTTTTCAAGGATCCCCTCCCGGGATTCCGAATTTGCGCCAGGGTTGCCTTTACATTTAGGCGGCCCCGGAGGAAGATGGACAAGGCCTTAGCAAGTGGGCTGATTATGCTGGAAAAGCGCGGATATGGCAAGGGGGGAATCTGGGCCGGGCCGCTCCGGCGCTTGGGCCGAAAGCCGGCGCCGGGGGATGGACTTTGGCCCCGCCTACTTTTTGGGAAGCGTGATCTGCCTTTTTTCAGGATCTTCCTGCTGGCGATAGAATATGGCCATATGCCCTATCATCCCCACCATTTCGCACTTGGCGCCCTTTTCAATGGCTTCTGAGATTTCGGTCTTCAAGGCCTTTTCCTTGTAATCCCCAAACTTGACCTTGATCAGTTCGTGGAGGTCCAGAGCCTCGTCCACCGAAGCGATCAAGCCGTCCGTAAGCCCTTTTTGGCCTACAATCACCACCGGCTTCATGCCATGGGCCAGGCCCCGCAAATATTTTCTTTCAAAACCCTTCAGTTCCATTATCGTCTCCCTTTGCTTTTATAAGGCAGCGCATGAATTCACCGGCGGCGGCTTATTCACCCGCCGCATTCATGGTTTGTTTTAACGCATTTTTCAATCTCAGGTCCATCTCAATCGCAGCCAAAAGGCCATCGTCTTCTTCCAAAGTTGGAGACAAGGCCCCCGGAGCGAGCCACATCTCCTTACACGAAAACCCATAAAAGGCAAGAAGCATTGGAAAGGTGGCAGGTCTATTCCGGGATTCGCCCGCCGTTTTTCCCTCTCCGGTTGGTGGCGCCCTTTTTGCTTAAGCAAAAGCAGGCTTTTCCATACAACGCCCCATCAAAGCGGGCCTCATATCCGGCCCAGAAGGAGCTTTTGACTGTCACAAGACATGATCAGGCTTGTACAAGCCGTTTACTTCCGCCTTTAAATAGGGGGTTGCGGCTCTTAAGGATTTGATGTTGTCAGATTTTTGGCGGAACGCCAATGTTATGAACATGCATCTGCGCGTAAAAGCGTCTTGGCAAGAAAAATCACTGGCTGCGGGAGGAGAAGATATGGGTTCGATAATATCACTGGTGAAAGACATGACCATTCGGTCCAAAATGATCATCAGCTTTTTGGTCATGATTGCATTCATGGTCATTATCGGAATGGTCGGTTTTTCAAGCATGAAAGTCATCCGCAGCCATATGCAGGACATTTTTAACGTCCGCATGCCGGGGATCGACTTTCTCATCGAGGCGGACCGGGATCTCCAGCAATTGCTTGTGGCCGAGCGCTCCATGATCTTTGCGGATGTAGGCTCCGAGGAATACAAAGCCTTCATGGGAGACTATGAGGAGAATTTCCAGCAATCCGCCGCCCGGTGGGGCAAATACAAGGCCCTGGCGTTCACACCGGAAGAAAAAGCGATCCTCCCCAAATTTGATGCAGCCCGCAAAAAGTGGGAAGACATCAGCAGAAAAGTTTGGGAGGTGCGCGGCGATGGAAGCCCGGAAGGCAGGAAAGCGGCTATCGCCCTCTCCCAGGGCGAGGCCTCCGCCGCTTTTGAAGGCATGCGGGATTACATCAACGAGCTTACGGAAATCAACCTGGGCCTGGCCAAAGCAGCGGACAAGGCCGCCACGGAATCGTTTTCCGGCGCCGTCACCACGCTCCTGGTGATTACCAGCCTGGGTTTTCTGGCCGGCTTGTTTTTCGCCTTTGTGTCCATACGCAGCGTATCCAAGCCTTTAAGCCAGGTCATAGCCTTTGCCGAGGATCTGCGGCAGGGGGATATTTCCGTATCCCTTCCTGAGGGCAAAGACGAAATCGGCGTTATGAGCCAGGCCTTAAACCGGGTCGTGGATGAACTCAAGCGAAAAACCGACATCGCCACGGCCATTTCCTCCGGAGACTTGCGCCAGGAAGTCAATATCAGTTCTGAAAAGGATGCATTCGGCAAGGCGCTTCAAAATATGGTGTGGCGTTTGAACGACGTGGTCCAAAAGCTGCACAACGCCGCTAATCAGGTGGACGGGGGATCCCAGCAGGTTTCCGAGTCCAGCCAGACCCTTTCCCAGGGCGCCACGGAGCAGGCCTCCTCCCTGGAGGAAATCACCTCCTCCATGACGGAAATCGGCGCCCAGACCAGGACTAATGCGGAAAACGCCGGCCAGGCCAGCAATTTGGCCCATGACGCCAAAAATGCTGCAGAAAAAGGCGTCAACAGGATGATGGAGATGACTCAGTCCATGTCCACCATCAGCGAGTCCAGCCAGGAGATCGCCAAAATTATCAAGGTGATCGACGACATAGCCTTTCAGACCAACCTCCTGGCCTTGAACGCCGCCGTAGAATCCGCACGCGCGGGCGTGCACGGCAAGGGCTTCGCCGTG harbors:
- a CDS encoding methyl-accepting chemotaxis protein; translated protein: MGSIISLVKDMTIRSKMIISFLVMIAFMVIIGMVGFSSMKVIRSHMQDIFNVRMPGIDFLIEADRDLQQLLVAERSMIFADVGSEEYKAFMGDYEENFQQSAARWGKYKALAFTPEEKAILPKFDAARKKWEDISRKVWEVRGDGSPEGRKAAIALSQGEASAAFEGMRDYINELTEINLGLAKAADKAATESFSGAVTTLLVITSLGFLAGLFFAFVSIRSVSKPLSQVIAFAEDLRQGDISVSLPEGKDEIGVMSQALNRVVDELKRKTDIATAISSGDLRQEVNISSEKDAFGKALQNMVWRLNDVVQKLHNAANQVDGGSQQVSESSQTLSQGATEQASSLEEITSSMTEIGAQTRTNAENAGQASNLAHDAKNAAEKGVNRMMEMTQSMSTISESSQEIAKIIKVIDDIAFQTNLLALNAAVESARAGVHGKGFAVVAQEVRTLAARSAKAAQGITELIESAVNNVKEGSEIAENTSAALDEIQGKITKASDLVAEIAAASNEQSKGISQINEGLSQIDSVTQQNAANAEETSASSEELSAQAASLRKALTFFKIKGDSGVGFASPGYDAAPRSAQLGYQGYSKPAPKKKPAPVDSGWGAPGDAPMEVDPGQVIALDDDDFGKY
- the yhbY gene encoding ribosome assembly RNA-binding protein YhbY, translated to MELKGFERKYLRGLAHGMKPVVIVGQKGLTDGLIASVDEALDLHELIKVKFGDYKEKALKTEISEAIEKGAKCEMVGMIGHMAIFYRQQEDPEKRQITLPKK